The following are encoded together in the Panicum virgatum strain AP13 chromosome 6K, P.virgatum_v5, whole genome shotgun sequence genome:
- the LOC120711186 gene encoding NAC domain-containing protein 35-like, producing MTRGRAPSSMGGDHHHHHDGSMARGAGGDDGQQQAHDMVMPGFRFHPTEEELIDFYLRRRVEGKRFNIELINLVDLYRYDPWDLPALASIGDKEWFFYVPRDRKYRNGDRPNRVTPSGYWKATGADRMVRVEGNRSIGLKKTLVFYVGKAPKGLRSSWIMNEYRLPHGEADRYQKEISLCRVYKRPGIEDNFHLTTTTRSSGSKAAASMEKKHHRTSAASPRLAPMFDGAHSAAHMSKPYSGTNTIMASSAAARAATMAPQTSMAFLSAASLSSTTSTEEDGTSLYHLKGANPPMLPSSTHALLNANSTTMATIPIDELSRAIGSYNNQGNPNQPALPSQGPLLLPFPSMEKIWDWNPLLESPKVCTSFK from the exons ATGACTCGAGGCCGCGCGCCGTCGAGCATGGGGGGAGATCACCATCACCACCACGACGGCAGcatggcgcgcggcgcgggcggcgacgacgggcAGCAGCAGGCGCACGACATGGTGATGCCGGGCTTCCGCTTCCACCCGACGGAGGAGGAGCTCATCGACTTCTACCTCCGCCGGAGGGTGGAGGGCAAGCGCTTCAACATCGAGCTCATCAACCTTGTCGACCTCTACCGCTACGACCCGTGGGATCTCCCCG CTCTGGCTTCAATTGGGGACAAGGAGTGGTTCTTCTACGTGCCAAGAGACCGCAAGTACCGCAACGGCGACCGGCCGAACCGGGTCACTCCATCAGGCTACTGGAAGGCCACAGGGGCAGATCGGATGGTGCGCGTTGAGGGCAACCGGTCCATCGGGCTGAAGAAGACTCTGGTGTTCTATGTGGGGAAAGCACCCAAGGGGCTTAGGAGCAGCTGGATCATGAACGAGTACCGCCTTCCTCATGGCGAGGCCGACCGGTACCAAAAG GAAATttccctttgccgagtgtataaACGTCCTGGGATTGAAGACAACTTTCACCTCACCACCACCACAAGATCATCCGGCTCAAAGGCGGCAGCGTCTATGGAAAAGAAGCACCATCGGACATCGGCAGCGTCACCCCGCTTGGCACCAATGTTCGACGGTGCCCACTCAGCAGCTCACATGAGCAAGCCATACAGTGGAACAAACACCATCATGGCATCATCAGCTGCAGCTCGAGCAGCAACAATGGCACCTCAGACATCAATGGCATTCCTGTCAGCCGCCTCGCTTAGCTCCACCACGTCAACAGAAGAGGATGGTACATCACTCTACCACTTGAAGGGCGCCAACCCACCGATGCTGCCTTCTTCCACACACGCCCTGCTTAATGCAAACTCCACTACAATGGCAACCATCCCAATAGATGAGCTGAGTAGGGCAATTGGGTCATACAACAACCAGGGAAACCCTAACCAGCCCGCTTTGCCGTCACAAGGTCCATTATTGCTTCCTTTTCCTAGCATGGAAAAGATTTGGGACTGGAACCCTCTCCTAGAGTCTCCCAAGGTTTGCACAAGCTTCAAGTGA